A part of Miscanthus floridulus cultivar M001 chromosome 6, ASM1932011v1, whole genome shotgun sequence genomic DNA contains:
- the LOC136457849 gene encoding heavy metal-associated isoprenylated plant protein 37-like → MTKDEEFKLVKIQNHVLKVNIHCDGCKHKVKKLLQKIEGVYSVAIDVDNHKVSVTGDVDSETLIRKLTRGGKHAELWSQQKGGGNQGHKGNNGQQKQQQSHQQHQQQQKQGANPGKDGHNKNNNGGQKEQGKQGGVGSLMQGLKAFKNLHSNKHQLPELSSEDDDMYDDEDDEFDDDYEEELRFLGDKMSQLGFHSNNHHQNQNKNGNNAAVNNNHNSGNGKKGNGGGANHHQNNHHQNQKNVNVINMAAANAKMGGGVQNQKNANAINMAAAAANAKMAANGAQRNTGAMSGMLGLSHGLGAGSAAPGFQGYTGFNHPSYAAAGYGGLQQQHLQQQQSNNLMASMQGYHHHPAATAAMMNNLRGLNSNMMMMHQPQQQPQMMYHSSPQISPYTGYYNPYNYYYHPHPGSAGYPASNGDVETMFSDENTKGCVVM, encoded by the exons ATGACCAAGGACGAGGAGTTCAAGCTGGTCAAGATCCAG AACCATGTGCTGAAGGTGAACATACACTGTGACGGGTGCAAGCACAAGGTCAAGAAGCTTCTTCAGAAGATCGAAG GCGTGTACTCGGTGGCCATTGATGTGGACAACCACAAGGTGTCGGTGACAGGCGATGTGGACTCGGAGACCTTGATCAGGAAGCTCACCAGGGGCGGCAAGCATGCGGAGCTGTGGTCACAGCAGAAGGGCGGCGGCAACCAGGGCCACAAGGGCAACAATGGCCAGCAGAAGCAGCAGCAGAGCCACCAGCAGCATCAACAGCAGCAGAAGCAAGGTGCCAATCCGGGCAAGGATGGGCACAACAAGAACAACAATGGCGGCCAGAAGGAGCAGGGAAAGCAAGGAGGGGTTGGGAGCCTCATGCAGGGCCTCAAGGCATTCAAGAACCTGCACAGCAACAAGCACCAGCTCCCTGAGCTCAGCTCGGAGGATGATGACATGTATGATGACGAGGACGATGAGTTTGACGACGACTATGAGGAGGAGCTTCGCTTCCTTGGGGACAAGATGAGCCAGCTCGGATTCCACAGCAACAACCACCATCAGAACCAGAACAAGAACGGGAACAATGCTGCTGTCAACAATAACCACAACAGTGGCAATGGCAAGAAAGGTAATGGTGGCGGAGCCAATCATCACCAGAACAACCACCACCAGAACCAGAAGAATGTAAATGTGATCAACATGGCAGCTGCAAATGCCAAGATGGGCGGCGGAGTCCAGAACCAGAAGAATGCTAATGCGATcaacatggcggcggcggcggcgaacgcCAAGATGGCGGCTAATGGTGCCCAGAGGAACACTGGTGCCATGAGTGGCATGTTGGGCCTGAGCCATGGCTTGGGAGCCGGCAGTGCTGCTCCTGGCTTCCAAGGCTACACAGGCTTCAACCACCCGTCCTATGCCGCCGCCGGCTATGGAGGTCTTCAGCAACAGCAtctccagcagcagcagagcaACAACCTCATGGCGAGCATGCAGGGGTACCATCATCACCCTGCAGCGACGGCCGCGATGATGAACAATTTGAGGGGTCTGAACAGcaacatgatgatgatgcatcAGCCCCAGCAGCAGCCGCAGATGATGTACCACTCCTCTCCCCAGATCAGCCCTTACACTGGCTACTATAACCCTTACAATTACTACTACCATCCCCATCCTGGCAGTGCTGGTTACCCAGCCAGCAATGGGGATGTGGAGACCATGTTCAGTGATGAGAACACCAAGGGCTGTGTTGTCATGTAG